DNA from Deinococcus planocerae:
AGTGAAAGCCGATCAGGGTGGAGGACAAGCGTTCCAAATCTCGCCCGAGGCGACGGAAGCGCGATAACCATGCCAGGGAGCGCTCGACGACCCAGCGTTTGGGCAGGAGGACGAAGCCGCGTGAAGCGTCTTGGCGCTTCACGACGATCAGCTCGATATTGCTCTTCCGGGCGGCCTCCAAGCTTGCTTCGCCGGTGTACCCCTGATCGACGAAGGCTACCTCCAGCATGCCCCCGGTGAGTTCCTGGGCCTCGCGGCACAAGACTTCGACTTGGGCACGGTCCTGTTCATTGGCGGGGGAGGTCATCAGGGTGATGAAATGCCCCAGGGTATCGACGACCAGGTGAACTTTGGTGCCCTTGCGCCGCTTGGCCCCGTCGTAGCCTGCGCGATGACCACTCTCAGGGGTGCTCTGGAGCGTCCGGCTGTCCACGATGATCGCGGAGGGTTCCCCTCCGCGTTGTTGCTGGACACGAGTGAACAATCGCAGGTCATGGACGGCGTTCTCGAAGCAGTGGGCAGCAAACCAGCGCTGGGCCTGAGATCGCACGATCTCAGGCGGGGGGAAGTCGTTCGGCAGGTACTCCCACTGCGC
Protein-coding regions in this window:
- a CDS encoding IS5 family transposase; this encodes MVRQGYPSDVDDETYHFLLPYLALSPEDAPQRKYPLRDVLNALLWISRTGAQWEYLPNDFPPPEIVRSQAQRWFAAHCFENAVHDLRLFTRVQQQRGGEPSAIIVDSRTLQSTPESGHRAGYDGAKRRKGTKVHLVVDTLGHFITLMTSPANEQDRAQVEVLCREAQELTGGMLEVAFVDQGYTGEASLEAARKSNIELIVVKRQDASRGFVLLPKRWVVERSLAWLSRFRRLGRDLERLSSTLIGFH